One genomic window of Cupriavidus oxalaticus includes the following:
- a CDS encoding molybdopterin-containing oxidoreductase family protein produces MASRIVRAACPHDCPDTCALLVTVEDGRAVKVAGDPDHPGTQGVLCTKVSRYTERTYHPDRLLTPMKRIGRKGEGKFAPISWDEALDTIATRLQAIAARDPQAIVPYSYAGTMGLVQGESMAARFFHKLGASRLDRTICASAGATALRYTYGASVGMDMEHVADARLVIIWGGNPIASNLHFWTRAQEAKRRGATLVAIDPYRSLSAEKCHRHIAPMPGTDGALALGMIHVLVRDGLLDHDYIERHTVGFEALRERAQSYPPARVAEICGIPVEDIEWLAGLYGQLAVRERQPVAIRLNYGMQRVHGGGQAVRAVACLPSLVGAWRHAAGGLQLSTSGFFPINEAALQRPDLLPGWPGKLPRLVNMSTIGDALLADPAPGAPRIEAVVVYNSNPVAVAPESSKVAAGFAREDLFTVVLEHFRTDTADYADILLPATTQLEHTDVHKAYGHTYFLANNAAIAPMGEALPNTEIFRRLALRMGFAEACFADSDDDIAAQAILPGDARAAGISWASLKEQGWQKLALAPAPFAEGGFPTDSGKCQFYSEPMARDGFDPLPDYVPQYESPATAPELAARYPLAMISPPARNFLNSSFVNVDSLRATEGEPHLDIHPADAAERGIVDGAMVRAFNDRGSMLARARVTDRARRGLVVGLSIWWKKLASDGKNANELTSQRLTDLGRAPVFYDCLVQVEACTEGAVQPA; encoded by the coding sequence ATGGCTTCCCGCATCGTCCGCGCCGCCTGCCCGCATGACTGCCCCGACACCTGTGCCTTGCTCGTCACCGTCGAGGACGGCCGCGCCGTCAAGGTGGCCGGCGATCCGGACCATCCCGGCACGCAGGGCGTGCTGTGCACCAAGGTATCGCGCTACACCGAACGCACCTACCATCCCGACCGCCTGCTGACGCCGATGAAGCGCATTGGCAGGAAGGGCGAGGGCAAGTTCGCGCCGATTTCCTGGGACGAAGCGCTCGACACCATCGCCACGCGCCTGCAGGCCATCGCCGCGCGCGATCCGCAGGCCATCGTGCCATACAGCTATGCGGGCACCATGGGGCTGGTGCAGGGCGAGAGCATGGCCGCACGCTTCTTCCACAAGCTGGGCGCATCGCGGCTGGATCGCACCATCTGCGCCAGCGCCGGCGCCACCGCGTTGCGCTACACCTATGGCGCCAGCGTCGGCATGGACATGGAGCACGTGGCCGATGCCAGGCTGGTGATCATCTGGGGCGGCAACCCGATCGCTTCCAACCTGCATTTCTGGACGCGTGCGCAGGAAGCCAAGCGCCGCGGCGCCACGCTGGTGGCGATCGATCCCTACCGCTCGCTGAGTGCCGAGAAATGCCACCGCCATATCGCGCCGATGCCCGGCACCGACGGCGCGCTGGCGCTGGGCATGATCCATGTGCTGGTCCGCGACGGGCTGCTCGACCACGACTACATCGAACGCCACACGGTGGGCTTCGAGGCACTGCGCGAGCGCGCCCAGTCCTATCCGCCGGCGCGCGTGGCCGAGATCTGCGGCATCCCCGTTGAAGACATCGAGTGGCTGGCAGGCCTCTACGGCCAGCTGGCGGTACGCGAGCGCCAGCCGGTGGCGATCCGCCTGAACTACGGCATGCAGCGCGTGCACGGCGGCGGCCAGGCGGTGCGGGCGGTGGCGTGCCTGCCGTCGCTGGTGGGCGCGTGGCGCCATGCCGCGGGCGGGCTGCAGCTGTCGACCTCGGGCTTCTTCCCGATCAACGAGGCCGCGCTGCAGCGGCCCGACCTGCTGCCGGGCTGGCCCGGGAAGCTGCCGCGGCTGGTCAACATGAGCACCATCGGCGATGCACTGCTGGCAGACCCCGCCCCCGGTGCACCGCGGATCGAGGCGGTGGTGGTCTACAACAGCAATCCGGTCGCGGTGGCGCCGGAATCCAGCAAGGTGGCCGCAGGCTTTGCGCGTGAAGACCTGTTCACCGTGGTGCTGGAGCACTTCCGCACCGATACCGCCGACTACGCCGACATCCTGCTGCCGGCCACCACGCAGCTGGAGCACACCGACGTGCACAAGGCCTACGGCCACACCTATTTCCTGGCCAACAACGCGGCGATCGCGCCGATGGGCGAGGCGCTGCCGAACACCGAGATCTTCCGCCGCCTGGCGCTGCGCATGGGCTTTGCCGAGGCGTGCTTTGCCGACAGCGATGACGACATCGCCGCGCAGGCGATCCTTCCGGGCGACGCGCGTGCCGCCGGCATCAGCTGGGCATCGCTCAAGGAGCAGGGCTGGCAGAAGCTGGCGCTGGCGCCGGCACCGTTCGCCGAAGGCGGCTTTCCGACCGACTCGGGCAAGTGCCAGTTCTATTCCGAGCCGATGGCGCGCGACGGCTTCGACCCGCTGCCTGACTACGTGCCGCAGTACGAGTCCCCGGCGACCGCGCCGGAACTTGCGGCGCGCTACCCGCTGGCGATGATCTCGCCGCCGGCGCGCAACTTCCTGAACAGCTCCTTCGTCAATGTCGACAGCCTGCGCGCCACCGAGGGCGAGCCGCACCTGGACATCCACCCGGCCGACGCCGCCGAGCGCGGCATCGTGGACGGCGCCATGGTGCGCGCCTTCAACGACCGCGGCAGCATGCTGGCGCGCGCCCGCGTGACCGACCGCGCCCGGCGCGGGCTGGTGGTAGGCCTGTCGATCTGGTGGAAGAAGCTGGCTTCGGACGGCAAGAACGCCAACGAGCTGACCAGCCAGCGCCTGACCGACCTGGGGCGGGCGCCGGTATTCTATGACTGCCTGGTGCAGGTCGAGGCCTGCACGGAAGGGGCGGTCCAGCCGGCATGA
- a CDS encoding ABC transporter substrate-binding protein, with translation MFFRSGVKGRLAGLLVACAIGTCGASGAAIASTAISESGVTADTILLGQSAALTGPARSLGKQMNAGARLYFDHINQQGGIFGRKIRLEVLDDYYEPEPAAKNTRKLIEEERVFALFGYVGTPTSQAALPLATEARVPFFGPYTGARSVREPRSRYVFHVRAGYSDEATAILRQIQTTGLKRVAVVYNDDAYGKAELEELERAVKSAADSGVQLVAREAVVRNTMEIGDAMQGVLKASPDTVVMISAYRTAGAFVKEALRRGYNGQFYNVSFVGTQALANEVGAKGSGVIISQVMPHPGNATLPVVREYLRLLQAAGKPNEFDYASIEGYIAAKAFAEGLRRAGKDLTREKLVTALESMRSVDLGGFIVNFTPENHVGSRFVEMTVINSKGQVIR, from the coding sequence ATGTTTTTCCGATCCGGGGTCAAGGGCCGGCTTGCCGGCCTGCTGGTGGCGTGCGCCATCGGCACGTGCGGCGCATCCGGCGCTGCCATCGCCAGCACTGCCATATCCGAAAGCGGCGTCACCGCCGACACCATCCTGCTGGGGCAATCCGCGGCACTGACGGGCCCGGCCAGGTCGCTCGGCAAGCAGATGAACGCGGGCGCGCGACTGTATTTCGACCACATCAACCAGCAGGGCGGCATTTTCGGCCGCAAGATCCGGCTCGAAGTGCTGGACGACTACTACGAGCCCGAGCCTGCCGCCAAGAACACCCGGAAGTTGATCGAGGAAGAGCGCGTCTTCGCGCTGTTCGGCTACGTCGGCACGCCCACCAGCCAGGCAGCGCTGCCGCTGGCGACAGAGGCCAGGGTGCCGTTCTTCGGCCCGTACACCGGCGCGCGCTCGGTGCGCGAGCCGCGCAGCCGCTACGTCTTCCATGTCCGCGCCGGCTACAGCGACGAGGCCACGGCGATCCTGCGCCAGATCCAGACCACCGGCCTGAAGCGCGTGGCGGTGGTCTACAACGACGATGCCTATGGCAAGGCCGAACTGGAGGAGCTGGAACGCGCAGTGAAGAGCGCCGCCGACAGCGGCGTGCAGCTGGTTGCGCGCGAAGCCGTGGTCCGCAATACGATGGAAATCGGTGACGCCATGCAGGGCGTGCTCAAGGCCAGCCCGGACACCGTGGTGATGATCAGCGCCTATCGCACCGCTGGCGCCTTCGTCAAGGAAGCGCTGCGCCGCGGCTACAACGGGCAGTTCTATAACGTCTCGTTCGTCGGCACGCAGGCGCTGGCCAACGAGGTCGGCGCGAAAGGCAGCGGCGTGATCATCTCGCAGGTGATGCCGCATCCGGGCAATGCCACGCTGCCGGTGGTGCGCGAATACCTGCGCCTGCTGCAGGCCGCGGGCAAGCCGAACGAGTTCGACTACGCCAGCATCGAAGGCTACATTGCGGCGAAGGCGTTTGCCGAAGGACTGCGCCGCGCGGGCAAGGACCTGACGCGCGAGAAGCTGGTGACCGCGCTGGAATCGATGCGAAGCGTTGACCTGGGCGGCTTCATCGTCAACTTCACGCCGGAGAACCATGTGGGGTCGCGGTTCGTGGAGATGACGGTGATCAATTCGAAGGGGCAGGTGATCCGGTGA
- a CDS encoding ABC transporter ATP-binding protein, translating into MANTASAPGEAPAAPLLELRGVSKRFVKSLDTAARIANLFGAHAREEVVHAVDRVDLSIRTGEVVGLVGESGCGKSTLGRMAVGLHTLTEGDRLWRGTNLDHLPPDKRREKQLAIQMIFQDPYASLNPRLRVLDIIGEAPVVHGMVDRGGQKGYVEDMLVRVGMDPTVLRRFPHQFSGGQRARIGIARALAVKPEFLVCDESVAALDVSIQAQVLNLFMRLREELNLTYLFISHDLGVVKHISDRVVIMYLGRVVESAPTEDVFAAPNHPYTQALLAEAPKLEVGKKTYVAIKGEIPSPLNPPSGCHFHPRCPYAMPRCKEEQPALKEIAPMRFSACHLNDMK; encoded by the coding sequence ATGGCAAACACTGCGTCTGCACCGGGCGAGGCACCGGCGGCGCCGCTGCTGGAGCTGCGCGGCGTGTCCAAGCGCTTCGTCAAGTCGCTCGACACCGCCGCGCGCATCGCCAACCTGTTCGGCGCCCATGCGCGCGAAGAGGTGGTGCATGCGGTCGACCGCGTCGACCTGAGCATCCGCACCGGCGAGGTGGTGGGGCTGGTGGGCGAATCCGGCTGCGGCAAGTCCACGCTGGGCCGCATGGCCGTGGGCCTGCACACGCTGACGGAAGGCGATCGGCTGTGGCGCGGCACCAACCTCGACCACCTGCCGCCGGACAAGCGTCGCGAGAAGCAACTGGCGATCCAGATGATCTTCCAGGATCCGTACGCCTCGCTCAATCCGCGGCTGCGGGTGCTGGATATCATCGGCGAGGCGCCGGTGGTGCACGGCATGGTCGACCGTGGCGGGCAGAAGGGCTATGTCGAGGACATGCTGGTGCGCGTCGGCATGGACCCGACCGTGCTGCGGCGCTTCCCGCACCAGTTCTCGGGCGGGCAGCGCGCGCGCATCGGCATTGCGCGGGCGTTGGCGGTAAAGCCGGAGTTCCTGGTCTGCGACGAGTCGGTGGCGGCGCTCGACGTATCGATCCAGGCGCAGGTGCTGAACCTGTTCATGCGGCTGCGCGAAGAGCTGAACCTGACTTACCTGTTCATCAGCCATGACCTTGGCGTGGTCAAGCACATCAGCGACCGCGTCGTGATCATGTACCTGGGGCGGGTGGTGGAGTCGGCGCCGACCGAGGACGTGTTCGCCGCGCCGAACCATCCCTACACGCAGGCGCTGCTGGCCGAAGCGCCGAAGCTGGAGGTCGGCAAGAAGACCTATGTGGCGATCAAGGGCGAGATTCCCTCACCGTTGAATCCGCCGTCGGGGTGCCATTTCCATCCGCGCTGTCCGTATGCGATGCCACGTTGCAAGGAAGAGCAGCCGGCGCTGAAGGAGATTGCGCCGATGCGGTTTTCGGCTTGTCATTTGAATGACATGAAGTAG
- a CDS encoding ABC transporter ATP-binding protein — MAQPTLVVENLKTHFYTRGGIAKAVDDVSFTVGRGEIMGLVGESGSGKSMTGYSIMGLIDPPGKVVDGRIALTSRDGITRDLRALTPAQQRDVRGNRIAMIFQDPMMTLNPVLRIDTQMIEAVLAHENVGKAVARERARNALARVGIPSPDERLLAYPHQFSGGMRQRVAIAIALLNKPDLIIADEPTTALDVTIQGQILYEMQTLCRESGTALIWITHDLSVVAGLADTVCVMYAGKIVEAGDVRQVLEHPEHPYTHGLIGSAPSRNPRGAPLRQIPGMTPSLLNLPGGCSFRERCPYATAACKTEPPLETAPDGRRLRCFHPVLANQEAA, encoded by the coding sequence ATGGCACAACCTACGCTGGTCGTAGAGAACCTGAAGACGCATTTCTATACGCGCGGCGGCATTGCCAAGGCTGTCGACGACGTGTCCTTTACCGTGGGCCGCGGCGAGATCATGGGGCTGGTGGGCGAGTCCGGTTCCGGCAAGTCGATGACCGGCTACTCGATCATGGGCCTGATCGACCCGCCCGGGAAGGTGGTCGACGGGCGCATCGCGCTCACCAGCCGCGACGGCATTACGCGCGACCTGCGCGCGCTGACGCCGGCACAGCAGCGCGACGTGCGCGGCAACCGCATCGCGATGATCTTCCAGGACCCGATGATGACGCTCAACCCGGTCCTGCGCATCGACACGCAGATGATCGAGGCGGTGCTGGCGCACGAGAACGTCGGTAAGGCGGTGGCCCGCGAGCGCGCGCGCAATGCGCTGGCGCGGGTCGGCATCCCGTCCCCGGACGAGCGCCTGCTGGCTTATCCGCACCAGTTCTCGGGCGGCATGCGCCAGCGCGTGGCGATCGCGATCGCGCTGCTGAACAAGCCCGACCTGATCATCGCCGACGAGCCGACCACGGCGCTCGACGTCACCATCCAGGGCCAGATCCTTTACGAGATGCAGACCCTGTGCCGCGAATCCGGCACGGCACTGATCTGGATCACACATGACCTGTCGGTGGTGGCGGGACTGGCCGACACCGTGTGCGTGATGTATGCCGGCAAAATTGTCGAAGCCGGCGATGTGCGCCAGGTGCTGGAACATCCCGAGCACCCGTACACGCACGGCCTGATCGGATCGGCACCGTCGCGCAACCCGCGCGGCGCGCCGCTGCGGCAGATCCCCGGCATGACGCCATCGCTGCTGAACCTGCCGGGCGGCTGCTCGTTCCGCGAGCGCTGCCCGTATGCGACCGCCGCGTGCAAGACCGAGCCGCCGCTGGAGACCGCTCCCGACGGCCGCCGCCTGCGCTGCTTCCATCCGGTGCTGGCCAACCAGGAGGCGGCATGA
- a CDS encoding ABC transporter permease produces the protein MTAATVEPQDKTSPAAREQSPWRRFATEFFSSKIAVAGLATLVTIILIAILAPWLAPQNPYDLATLDVLDARLAPGEKAGTGMTFLLGSDEQGRDILSAVMYGLRISIGVGVVSTVIALLLGATLGLLAGFLGGRTEAFIMRVADLQLSFPPILLALILLAFLRPGLGNIVIALVAVQWAYYARTTRSAALVERRKEYIEAATCLGLPPRRIMFRHLLPNCLPPLIVIAALQVASAITLEATLSFLGLGVPITEPSLGSLISNGQQYMLSGKYWISFFPGIALVVTIVAMNLVADQLRDVLNPRLQTQ, from the coding sequence ATGACTGCCGCAACCGTTGAACCGCAAGACAAGACTTCGCCGGCCGCGCGCGAACAATCGCCGTGGCGCCGCTTTGCCACGGAGTTCTTTTCCAGCAAGATCGCGGTGGCCGGGCTGGCCACGCTGGTCACCATCATCCTGATTGCGATCCTCGCGCCGTGGCTGGCGCCGCAGAACCCGTATGACCTGGCTACGCTCGACGTGCTCGACGCGCGCCTGGCGCCGGGCGAGAAGGCCGGCACCGGCATGACCTTCCTGCTCGGCTCGGACGAGCAGGGGCGCGACATCCTGTCGGCGGTGATGTACGGGCTGCGCATCAGCATCGGCGTGGGCGTGGTCAGCACCGTGATTGCGCTGCTGCTGGGTGCCACGCTGGGCCTGCTGGCCGGCTTCCTGGGCGGGCGCACCGAGGCCTTCATCATGCGCGTGGCCGACCTGCAGCTGTCGTTCCCGCCGATCCTGCTGGCGCTGATCCTGCTGGCGTTCCTGCGCCCTGGGCTGGGCAATATCGTGATCGCGCTGGTGGCGGTGCAGTGGGCCTACTACGCGCGCACCACGCGCAGCGCCGCGCTGGTGGAGCGCCGCAAGGAATATATCGAGGCGGCCACCTGCCTGGGCCTGCCGCCGCGCCGCATCATGTTCCGCCACCTGCTGCCCAACTGCCTGCCGCCGCTGATCGTGATCGCGGCGCTGCAGGTGGCGTCGGCGATCACGCTGGAGGCGACGCTGTCGTTCCTCGGGCTGGGCGTGCCGATCACGGAGCCGTCGCTGGGCTCGCTGATCTCCAACGGCCAGCAATACATGCTGTCGGGCAAGTACTGGATCAGCTTCTTCCCGGGCATCGCACTGGTGGTCACCATCGTGGCGATGAACCTGGTGGCCGACCAGTTGCGCGACGTGCTCAACCCGCGCCTGCAGACGCAATAA
- a CDS encoding ABC transporter permease — protein sequence MLVFIIRRLMQSVVVLFVMSLLVFLGVFAIGNPVDILINPQADQEDIKRTIAALGLDKPLWEQYWVFLQNALQGNLGTSFAHGTPALKLIFERMPATMELAVCAILLAIVLGIPLGLWAGLRPNGVAGKSIMTVSILGFSLPTFWVGLMLIMVFAVQLGWLPSNGRGETVRVLGIPLSFLTVDGIRHLVLPAVTLSLLNIAMVIRLTRAGTQEAMLQDYVKFARAKGLSNTRIVGVHVLKNILIPIVTVIALQFGSIIAFAIVTESIFAWPGMGKLIIDSIQLLDRPVIVAYLMVIVTLFILINLVVDIVYSMLDPRVRIADNKG from the coding sequence ATGCTGGTTTTCATCATCCGGCGCCTGATGCAGAGCGTAGTGGTGCTCTTCGTCATGTCGCTGCTGGTTTTCCTCGGCGTCTTTGCCATCGGCAATCCCGTCGACATCCTGATCAACCCGCAGGCCGACCAGGAGGACATCAAGCGCACCATCGCGGCGCTTGGCCTGGACAAGCCGCTATGGGAGCAATACTGGGTGTTCCTGCAGAATGCGCTGCAGGGCAACCTCGGTACCTCGTTCGCGCACGGCACGCCGGCGCTCAAGCTGATCTTCGAGCGCATGCCGGCCACCATGGAGCTGGCCGTGTGCGCGATCCTGCTGGCGATCGTGCTTGGCATCCCGCTGGGGCTGTGGGCCGGGTTGCGGCCCAACGGCGTGGCGGGCAAGTCAATCATGACGGTGTCGATCCTGGGCTTCTCGCTGCCCACGTTCTGGGTCGGCCTGATGCTGATCATGGTGTTCGCGGTGCAGCTCGGCTGGCTGCCGTCCAACGGCCGCGGCGAGACCGTGCGCGTGCTCGGCATCCCGCTCAGCTTCCTGACCGTCGACGGCATCCGCCACCTGGTGCTGCCGGCGGTGACGCTGTCGCTGCTGAACATCGCCATGGTGATCCGGCTCACGCGCGCCGGCACGCAGGAGGCGATGCTGCAGGACTACGTCAAGTTCGCGCGCGCCAAGGGCCTGTCCAATACGCGCATCGTCGGCGTGCATGTGCTGAAGAACATTTTGATCCCGATCGTCACCGTGATCGCGCTGCAGTTCGGCTCGATCATCGCATTCGCGATCGTGACCGAATCGATCTTTGCCTGGCCCGGCATGGGCAAGCTGATCATCGACTCGATCCAGCTGCTGGACCGGCCGGTGATCGTCGCCTACCTGATGGTGATCGTGACGCTGTTTATCCTGATCAACCTGGTGGTGGACATCGTCTACAGCATGCTCGATCCGCGCGTGCGCATTGCCGACAACAAGGGCTGA
- a CDS encoding ABC transporter substrate-binding protein: MSLRTFKKAIGVVAVAGALGLAWSGSAQAADLKLAMSSPPTSMDPHFYNLFSNINVSEHIFDSLVKMDPDSRIIPGLAESWKLVNNLTWEFKIRQGVKFHDGSELTTEDIVWSLDRPATIQNSPGKFDVYTKAIVNKKVIDKYTIQLTTNKPYPLMLNDLTSIFIVQKKATQGLSSDDFAQGKGMIGTGPFKFVSYARDDRVELVRNDNYWGAKPAWEKATLRFIPNPATRLAALLSGDVQAIENVPTPDLPKVRQDPKLSFFSKISHRVIYLYFDAKRDKSPYVTTKEGAPLDKNPLKDARVRNAISMAINRQGIKDRLMEGLSEPTNNLVPPTLFGYNPNLKTVKYDPEGAKKLLAQAGYPNGFGVTLHTPNNRYVNDEKIAQTIAQNLTRIGIATKVEGMPMATYSSKGIKHEWSFGLLGWGAQTGEVSSPLRALLACEDSKKGFGTTNWGEYCNPKMDVVLEQALSTVNDAERSKMLQEATAIAINDGGIIPIHQQVTTWATQKGIVYVPRTDERTYAHNFKPQ; this comes from the coding sequence ATGTCCCTTCGCACTTTCAAGAAGGCAATCGGTGTTGTCGCCGTGGCCGGGGCCCTTGGCCTGGCATGGTCCGGCAGCGCCCAGGCCGCGGACCTCAAACTGGCCATGAGTTCGCCGCCGACCTCGATGGATCCGCATTTCTACAACCTGTTCTCCAATATCAACGTGTCGGAGCACATCTTCGACTCGCTGGTGAAGATGGACCCGGACAGCCGCATCATTCCCGGCCTGGCCGAGTCCTGGAAGCTGGTCAACAACCTGACCTGGGAATTCAAGATCCGCCAGGGCGTGAAGTTCCATGACGGTTCCGAGCTGACCACCGAAGACATCGTCTGGTCGCTGGACCGCCCGGCTACCATCCAGAACAGCCCGGGCAAGTTCGATGTCTACACCAAGGCGATCGTCAACAAGAAGGTGATCGACAAGTACACCATCCAGCTGACCACCAACAAGCCGTACCCGCTGATGCTGAACGACCTGACGTCGATCTTCATCGTGCAGAAAAAGGCGACGCAGGGCCTGAGCTCGGACGACTTCGCCCAGGGCAAGGGCATGATCGGCACCGGGCCGTTCAAGTTCGTCAGCTACGCCCGCGACGACCGGGTCGAACTGGTGCGCAACGACAACTACTGGGGCGCCAAGCCGGCGTGGGAAAAGGCCACGCTGCGCTTCATCCCGAATCCGGCCACGCGTCTGGCGGCGCTGCTGTCGGGCGACGTGCAGGCGATCGAGAACGTGCCGACGCCCGACCTGCCCAAGGTGCGGCAGGATCCCAAGCTGTCGTTCTTTTCCAAGATCTCGCACCGCGTGATCTACCTGTATTTCGATGCCAAGCGCGACAAGTCGCCCTACGTCACCACGAAGGAAGGCGCGCCGCTGGACAAGAACCCGCTGAAGGATGCGCGCGTGCGCAATGCCATCAGCATGGCGATCAACCGGCAGGGCATCAAGGACCGGCTGATGGAAGGCCTGTCGGAGCCGACCAACAACCTGGTGCCGCCCACGCTGTTCGGCTACAACCCCAACCTGAAGACGGTCAAGTACGACCCCGAAGGCGCCAAGAAGCTGCTGGCCCAGGCAGGCTACCCGAACGGCTTCGGCGTGACGCTGCACACGCCCAACAACCGCTACGTCAACGACGAGAAGATCGCGCAGACGATCGCGCAGAACCTGACCCGCATCGGCATCGCCACCAAGGTCGAAGGCATGCCGATGGCGACGTACTCGTCCAAGGGCATCAAGCACGAGTGGTCGTTCGGCCTGCTCGGGTGGGGCGCGCAGACCGGCGAGGTCAGCTCGCCGCTGCGCGCGCTGCTGGCGTGCGAGGACAGCAAGAAGGGCTTTGGCACCACCAACTGGGGTGAATACTGCAACCCCAAGATGGATGTGGTGCTGGAACAGGCGCTGTCTACCGTGAATGACGCCGAACGCTCCAAGATGCTGCAGGAAGCCACCGCGATCGCGATCAACGATGGCGGTATCATCCCGATCCACCAGCAGGTGACCACCTGGGCCACGCAGAAGGGCATCGTCTACGTGCCGCGTACCGACGAGCGCACCTACGCGCATAACTTCAAGCCCCAGTAA
- a CDS encoding M20 aminoacylase family protein, whose product MKLIPEILQAQAEIRAIRRDIHAHPELCFEEQRTADVVARNLESWGIEVHRGLGTTGLVGVIRNGGSARTIGLRADMDALPLQEANTFGHCSQHAGKMHACGHDGHTAMLLGAARYLAQHKPFDGTVHLIFQPAEEGGGGAREMIKDGLFSRFPCDAVFGVHNWPGMPVGAFGTRVGPLMASSNEFRIVVRGKGAHAAMPHNGNDPVFTAAQIVSALQGIITRNKRPIDTAVISVTQFHAGDATNIVPNEAWIGGTVRTFTVPVLDLIERRMEEVSRAVASAFDCTVDYEFHRNYPPTINTEAETGFAATVAAELVGEANVDSDIEPTMGAEDFSFMLQEKPGCYLFLGNGDGAHRDSGHGMGPCMLHNPSYDFNDELLPVGSTFFVRLVEKWLAPA is encoded by the coding sequence ATGAAGCTCATCCCCGAAATCCTGCAGGCGCAAGCTGAAATCCGCGCGATCCGCCGCGATATCCACGCGCATCCGGAACTCTGCTTCGAAGAACAGCGCACCGCCGACGTGGTCGCCCGCAACCTCGAGTCGTGGGGCATCGAAGTGCATCGCGGCCTCGGCACCACCGGGCTGGTCGGGGTGATCCGCAATGGCGGCAGCGCGCGCACCATCGGCCTGCGCGCCGACATGGACGCCCTGCCGCTGCAAGAGGCCAACACCTTCGGCCACTGTTCGCAGCATGCGGGCAAGATGCATGCGTGCGGCCACGATGGCCATACCGCGATGCTGCTCGGCGCGGCGCGCTACCTGGCGCAGCACAAGCCCTTCGACGGCACCGTGCACCTGATCTTCCAGCCGGCCGAGGAAGGCGGTGGCGGCGCGCGCGAGATGATCAAGGACGGGCTGTTCTCGCGTTTTCCCTGCGATGCGGTGTTCGGCGTGCACAACTGGCCCGGCATGCCGGTCGGCGCTTTCGGCACGCGCGTGGGTCCGCTGATGGCTTCGAGCAATGAATTCCGCATCGTCGTGCGCGGCAAGGGTGCGCATGCGGCCATGCCGCACAATGGCAACGATCCGGTCTTCACTGCCGCGCAGATCGTCTCGGCGCTGCAAGGGATCATCACCCGAAACAAGCGCCCGATCGATACCGCAGTGATCTCGGTCACGCAGTTCCATGCCGGCGACGCCACCAATATCGTGCCGAACGAAGCCTGGATCGGGGGCACGGTGCGCACGTTCACGGTGCCGGTGCTCGACCTGATCGAGCGCCGCATGGAGGAAGTGTCCCGCGCCGTCGCGAGCGCGTTCGACTGCACCGTCGACTACGAATTCCACCGCAACTATCCGCCCACGATCAATACCGAGGCCGAGACCGGCTTTGCCGCCACGGTGGCCGCCGAACTGGTGGGCGAAGCCAATGTCGACAGCGATATCGAGCCGACCATGGGCGCCGAGGATTTCTCCTTCATGCTGCAGGAAAAGCCAGGCTGCTACCTGTTCCTCGGCAACGGCGACGGCGCGCATCGCGACAGCGGGCATGGCATGGGGCCCTGCATGCTGCATAACCCCAGCTACGATTTCAACGACGAACTGCTGCCGGTGGGCTCGACCTTCTTCGTGCGGCTGGTGGAGAAATGGCTGGCGCCCGCGTGA